In Agrobacterium sp. RAC06, a single window of DNA contains:
- a CDS encoding heparan-alpha-glucosaminide N-acetyltransferase yields the protein MARSIVKELKEEQVADPTERLIAPTRPRLLALDAARGLALIAMATYHFSWDLEFFGYLAPGTSTQGFLRLYARMIASSFLFLAGFSLVLAHYPKLRLDPFLRRLGMIVAAAAAISITTYWFTPDSWIFFGILHAIALSSLIGLLFLRVPPILTLLSAVVAFSLPEFLRSSAFDSAWFWFLGISETLPRSNDYVPLLPWIGALLTGIATARFLVDRNRLGWIDRLPAGPRWLRWGGRHSLTVYLLHQPVLIAGVYLASFVIPPPALDPVASYIGSCEASCAQQGNDAGLCERFCSCTLERLQAENLLDRVQSGANLDEQNTRIQTLAEECTIRSQPAP from the coding sequence ATGGCGAGGTCCATCGTCAAAGAGCTTAAGGAAGAGCAAGTGGCAGATCCGACCGAGCGACTTATCGCCCCGACCAGACCGCGCCTGCTAGCGCTCGATGCGGCTCGCGGGCTCGCCCTGATCGCCATGGCGACCTATCACTTCAGCTGGGACCTGGAATTCTTCGGTTACCTCGCGCCCGGGACATCTACTCAAGGGTTCCTGCGTCTCTACGCCCGCATGATCGCGTCGAGCTTTCTATTCCTTGCGGGCTTCAGCCTCGTGCTTGCCCATTATCCAAAGCTCAGGCTTGACCCCTTCCTGCGGCGTCTCGGCATGATCGTCGCCGCAGCGGCCGCCATTTCCATTACCACCTACTGGTTCACGCCCGACAGCTGGATCTTTTTCGGGATTCTGCATGCCATCGCGCTCTCGAGCCTGATTGGCCTTCTCTTCCTCCGGGTCCCGCCGATTTTGACACTGCTTTCGGCAGTCGTGGCGTTTTCTCTCCCCGAATTCCTGCGCTCATCGGCCTTCGATTCGGCTTGGTTCTGGTTCCTCGGGATCTCGGAGACCCTGCCCCGATCCAATGACTATGTGCCCCTCCTGCCCTGGATCGGCGCATTGTTGACCGGCATCGCCACGGCACGGTTTCTGGTCGATCGCAACCGCCTCGGCTGGATCGACCGGCTGCCGGCGGGGCCTCGCTGGTTACGCTGGGGCGGACGCCACTCGCTGACCGTCTATCTGCTACACCAACCGGTGCTGATTGCCGGCGTCTATCTGGCGAGCTTCGTCATACCGCCGCCCGCCCTGGATCCGGTCGCATCCTATATCGGGAGCTGCGAGGCAAGTTGTGCACAGCAGGGCAACGATGCGGGCCTCTGCGAGCGTTTCTGCAGCTGCACCCTGGAGCGCCTGCAGGCAGAAAACCTCCTCGACCGTGTCCAGTCTGGCGCAAACTTGGACGAGCAGAATACACGCATCCAGACGCTGGCCGAGGAATGCACCATCAGGAGTCAGCCAGCGCCGTAG
- a CDS encoding BON domain-containing protein yields the protein MAKDDRKTEFSREDDYRDYDQRNIGEGWPYADGAGATATPVENRGYGETGANFDRDRNEGFRIDAVNADGFEPDVATPVLPTTDGREDDDQLESDVATALEGLDDTILAGLDIHVDGHVVTLRGSLDTAEERRMVELKVLGVKGVSDVKNFITTLGVDSHIPDDGD from the coding sequence ATGGCCAAGGACGACCGCAAGACCGAATTTTCCCGCGAAGACGATTACCGCGATTACGACCAGCGCAATATCGGCGAAGGCTGGCCCTATGCCGATGGCGCGGGTGCGACGGCGACACCGGTCGAGAATCGCGGCTATGGCGAAACCGGCGCCAACTTCGACCGTGACCGCAACGAAGGTTTTCGGATCGACGCGGTCAATGCCGATGGCTTCGAGCCAGATGTCGCCACTCCGGTACTGCCGACCACAGATGGCCGGGAAGACGATGACCAGCTCGAATCCGATGTCGCGACCGCGCTTGAAGGTCTTGATGACACCATTTTGGCCGGTCTCGACATCCATGTGGACGGCCATGTCGTGACGCTGCGCGGGTCGCTCGACACGGCGGAGGAGCGCCGGATGGTCGAGTTGAAAGTACTGGGCGTGAAGGGCGTCAGCGACGTGAAGAACTTCATCACAACGCTCGGCGTCGACAGTCACATTCCTGATGATGGGGATTAA
- a CDS encoding L-serine ammonia-lyase: MFLSVFDVFKIGVGPSSSHTMGPMTAANRFLDLILSDQWPRPAGAQVAALKASLHGSLAYTGIGHGTGNAVIIGLMGEAPDSIDPDRMEAIIAEVERTGRVTPPGHPGYVFQPKDDLVYDKKTPLSGHANGMRLSALDKDGRVLLTQIYYSIGGGFVVTDTELLAMQKQKKQASSQKVPYPFSSAKEMLAMAAASGLSIAQMKRANEEAVRSREDLDAGLDKLWDAMSSCIDRGLRQEGQLPGGLKVRRRAKSIHDKLQEEWRSNRLNPVLANDWLSVYAMAVNEENAAGGRVVTSPTNGAAGVVPATVRYYLHFHPDADQEGIRDYLLTAAAIGGIIKHNASISGAEVGCQGEVGSASAMAAAGLAAVMGGTPEQIENAAEIALEHHLGMTCDPVAGLVQVPCIERNALGAVKAVTAASLALKGDGVHFVPLDACIETMRQTGNDMSEKYKETSLGGLAVNVVEC, translated from the coding sequence ATGTTTCTTTCGGTTTTCGACGTGTTCAAGATCGGCGTCGGCCCCTCGAGTTCCCACACCATGGGTCCGATGACGGCGGCCAACCGGTTCCTCGACCTCATTCTCTCCGACCAGTGGCCGCGTCCGGCCGGCGCGCAAGTGGCAGCGCTCAAGGCCAGCCTGCATGGTTCGCTCGCCTATACCGGCATTGGTCACGGCACGGGCAATGCTGTCATCATCGGTTTGATGGGCGAAGCGCCCGACAGCATTGATCCGGACCGGATGGAGGCAATTATCGCCGAAGTCGAGCGTACGGGACGGGTCACCCCTCCCGGTCACCCCGGCTATGTGTTCCAGCCGAAGGATGACCTCGTCTACGACAAGAAGACGCCGCTCTCGGGCCATGCCAACGGCATGCGGCTTTCTGCGCTCGACAAGGACGGTCGGGTTCTGCTCACCCAGATCTACTATTCGATCGGCGGCGGTTTTGTCGTCACCGATACCGAGCTGCTCGCCATGCAGAAGCAGAAGAAGCAGGCCTCGTCGCAAAAAGTGCCCTATCCCTTTTCCTCGGCGAAGGAAATGCTGGCGATGGCCGCGGCTTCAGGGCTTTCGATTGCCCAGATGAAGCGGGCAAACGAGGAAGCGGTCCGCTCGCGCGAGGATCTGGATGCCGGGCTCGACAAGCTCTGGGACGCAATGTCGAGCTGCATTGATCGTGGCCTGCGCCAGGAAGGCCAGCTACCGGGCGGTCTCAAGGTTCGCCGCCGGGCCAAATCGATCCACGACAAGCTGCAAGAGGAGTGGCGCTCCAACCGTCTCAATCCCGTTCTCGCCAATGACTGGCTCTCGGTCTATGCCATGGCGGTGAACGAGGAGAATGCTGCTGGTGGCCGCGTCGTGACCTCGCCGACCAATGGGGCGGCCGGTGTGGTGCCGGCGACTGTCCGCTATTACCTGCATTTCCATCCCGATGCCGATCAGGAGGGCATTCGCGACTATCTGCTGACGGCGGCTGCCATTGGTGGGATCATCAAGCACAATGCTTCGATCTCGGGCGCGGAAGTCGGCTGTCAGGGCGAAGTCGGCTCGGCCTCGGCCATGGCCGCAGCGGGTCTTGCCGCCGTTATGGGCGGCACGCCGGAACAGATTGAAAACGCTGCCGAAATTGCGCTCGAACACCATCTCGGCATGACCTGCGACCCCGTGGCAGGCCTTGTCCAAGTACCATGCATCGAGCGCAATGCGCTTGGCGCCGTCAAAGCCGTCACCGCCGCCTCGCTCGCGCTCAAAGGCGACGGCGTGCATTTCGTGCCGCTCGATGCCTGTATCGAAACCATGCGCCAGACCGGCAACGACATGAGCGAGAAATACAAGGAAACCTCGCTCGGTGGGTTGGCCGTCAACGTCGTGGAATGTTGA
- a CDS encoding DUF1489 family protein, protein MALHLLKLCVGADSIDDLRDWVAERCLVAVAAGLEPHSSHVTRMVPKRMEELLDGGSLYWIIKGQLSARQKLLDIKTFTGGDGITRCELILGPEVIEVAPAPRRPFQGWRYLDADVAPRDLAASGADIEDMPDDLKRELAELGLL, encoded by the coding sequence ATGGCACTGCATCTCCTCAAGCTCTGCGTCGGAGCCGACTCCATCGATGATCTGCGCGACTGGGTCGCCGAACGCTGTCTCGTCGCGGTTGCGGCGGGCCTGGAGCCGCATTCTTCGCATGTCACCCGCATGGTGCCGAAGCGCATGGAGGAACTGCTCGATGGCGGTTCGCTCTACTGGATCATCAAGGGCCAGTTGTCTGCGCGGCAGAAGCTCCTTGATATCAAGACCTTTACCGGCGGCGACGGGATTACGCGCTGCGAGCTGATCCTCGGCCCCGAGGTCATCGAGGTGGCACCGGCGCCGCGCCGTCCGTTCCAGGGCTGGCGCTATCTGGATGCGGATGTCGCCCCGCGCGACCTTGCTGCCTCCGGCGCCGATATCGAGGACATGCCTGACGATCTCAAGCGGGAACTGGCCGAACTCGGCCTGCTTTGA
- a CDS encoding alginate export family protein has protein sequence MIDAIRRNIGLFRGASFNRAELEIAIARASRQATVASAELEVSSGRSGGVALTINATLSDQILRADRGYLVSGDTKDLPILYDSEGTIIVGKLETLTMLYGNVDAWYGRPDLFLNGNPLASGNMAGSGASGWGEGFIHTGLYGLTPIGDDIYAYGGLSGIVSGSAGTELFTDESRAHFGVEDAYVGLVGGQTYDSGDRLVWNASVGRKRYAIADSMIIGNTASNGDERAALQSNPRWAADMLVLGQLRYNNSLFELFYLDPDELPVVDSRTRMVGLNVETPVGGGFKLGGSYIRVLESGSSYFAQTAPNPTTAKLGRKGLEVFNARIRWDQPNGDFFGNAEFALQRNENFDMHATALAAEIGYQFSEIAWQPVVSYRYAQFSGDDPATARFERWDPLLSGGNGEQWVQGINHFKVFQDSNLIAHRLQLRLRPTPMVELVPQFWVFRADSATNLGGNPALSSLGSKELGYEANLTAKWFISPKVMLQGHVAATFPGDAVKQATSGGADTWWSAMAFLRVAF, from the coding sequence GTGATCGATGCGATCCGGCGCAATATCGGCCTGTTTCGAGGCGCATCCTTCAACCGTGCCGAATTGGAGATCGCGATTGCCCGGGCCAGCCGTCAGGCGACGGTGGCGTCGGCCGAACTCGAAGTCTCCTCCGGGCGCTCGGGTGGGGTCGCCCTGACGATCAATGCAACGCTCAGCGACCAGATCCTGCGCGCGGATCGGGGGTATTTGGTCAGTGGAGACACCAAGGATCTGCCCATCCTCTATGACAGCGAAGGGACCATCATCGTCGGGAAACTCGAGACCCTGACGATGCTCTATGGCAATGTCGATGCTTGGTATGGACGCCCCGACCTGTTCCTAAATGGAAATCCGTTGGCGTCTGGAAACATGGCCGGCAGCGGCGCAAGCGGATGGGGGGAAGGCTTCATCCATACGGGGCTCTATGGATTGACGCCGATTGGCGATGATATCTATGCCTATGGCGGCCTCAGCGGCATCGTCAGCGGGTCGGCGGGAACCGAGTTGTTCACCGATGAAAGCCGCGCACACTTTGGTGTCGAAGACGCCTATGTCGGTCTTGTCGGAGGTCAAACCTACGACTCGGGCGACCGGCTCGTGTGGAACGCCTCTGTCGGGCGCAAGCGCTATGCGATCGCCGACAGCATGATTATCGGAAACACCGCATCGAACGGCGATGAACGGGCTGCGCTGCAGTCCAATCCGCGCTGGGCGGCGGACATGCTGGTGCTGGGACAGTTGCGCTACAACAACAGCCTGTTCGAGCTGTTCTACCTCGATCCCGACGAACTTCCCGTCGTCGATTCTCGTACGCGCATGGTTGGGCTGAATGTCGAGACGCCGGTGGGCGGCGGTTTCAAGCTCGGCGGCAGCTATATCAGAGTTCTGGAATCGGGCTCTTCCTACTTTGCCCAGACTGCGCCTAATCCCACCACGGCCAAACTGGGGCGCAAAGGGCTTGAGGTGTTCAATGCGCGCATTCGTTGGGATCAGCCGAATGGCGACTTCTTCGGCAATGCGGAATTCGCCCTGCAGCGCAACGAAAATTTCGATATGCACGCGACAGCGCTGGCGGCCGAGATCGGCTACCAGTTTTCCGAGATAGCGTGGCAACCCGTCGTCAGCTATCGCTACGCCCAGTTTTCGGGTGACGATCCCGCCACCGCGCGTTTCGAACGCTGGGATCCACTGCTGTCCGGCGGAAACGGCGAGCAATGGGTGCAGGGGATCAACCATTTCAAGGTGTTCCAGGATAGCAACCTGATCGCCCACCGTCTGCAATTGCGTTTGCGACCCACCCCCATGGTCGAACTGGTGCCGCAATTCTGGGTCTTCAGGGCTGACAGCGCCACGAATCTCGGTGGCAACCCCGCTTTGTCATCACTCGGTTCGAAAGAACTCGGCTACGAGGCCAACCTGACGGCCAAGTGGTTCATCTCCCCCAAGGTGATGCTGCAGGGCCATGTTGCCGCGACTTTCCCGGGCGATGCGGTCAAGCAGGCGACCTCGGGTGGTGCCGATACTTGGTGGAGCGCGATGGCCTTCCTGCGCGTGGCGTTTTGA
- a CDS encoding MerR family transcriptional regulator codes for MTVKKYYSITELTREFGVSTRTLRFYEDEGLLHPERRGRTRLYRAADRRFLQEILRGRRIGFTIAEIREIVHVYKEPPGEIGQLKLMMKKIDEKRDELRQKRRDIDETLSELDQAEEACLTRLVEIGVGT; via the coding sequence ATGACCGTGAAGAAATACTATAGCATAACAGAGCTCACGCGAGAATTCGGTGTGTCAACGCGCACCCTGCGTTTCTACGAGGACGAGGGCCTGCTGCATCCGGAACGTCGTGGCCGGACGCGCCTCTACCGTGCCGCTGACCGCCGTTTCCTGCAGGAGATCCTGCGCGGTCGCCGTATCGGCTTCACGATCGCCGAAATCCGCGAAATCGTTCACGTCTACAAGGAGCCGCCGGGCGAAATCGGGCAGCTCAAGCTGATGATGAAGAAGATCGACGAGAAGCGCGACGAGCTTCGCCAGAAGCGCCGCGATATCGACGAGACGCTCTCGGAACTCGATCAGGCCGAAGAAGCCTGTCTCACCCGCCTGGTGGAAATCGGCGTCGGGACCTGA
- a CDS encoding DUF599 domain-containing protein: MTIVDYCAMALFLLLWLAYARITGDQQILSRTSLTKAMAERRREWILNSMKRDLKMIDTQIMGGLQNGTAFFASTTIFAIGGCFALLGATEQVDAILRDIPYIVQGGRAIFELKVCGLIALFAYSFFKFGWSYRLFNYCTILFGAIPMADEAAKDPERAMQTAERTIRMNIIAASHFNMGLRAIFYSIGYLGWFVSPWVFMIATVLVFIVLLRRQFFSEARLALLNTSDR; the protein is encoded by the coding sequence ATGACCATTGTCGACTACTGCGCCATGGCGCTCTTTCTGCTGCTCTGGCTCGCTTATGCTCGCATCACCGGCGACCAGCAGATCCTGTCGAGAACGAGCCTCACCAAGGCCATGGCCGAGCGCCGACGCGAATGGATCCTGAACTCGATGAAGCGTGATCTGAAGATGATCGACACGCAGATCATGGGCGGATTGCAGAACGGAACAGCCTTCTTTGCCTCCACGACGATCTTCGCGATCGGTGGCTGCTTCGCGCTTCTTGGTGCGACCGAGCAGGTCGATGCCATCTTGAGGGACATCCCCTACATCGTGCAGGGCGGGCGCGCGATCTTCGAGCTGAAGGTCTGCGGCCTGATCGCACTGTTTGCTTACTCCTTCTTCAAGTTCGGCTGGTCCTATCGCCTGTTCAACTACTGCACCATTCTCTTCGGCGCGATCCCGATGGCGGACGAAGCGGCAAAGGATCCTGAGCGGGCGATGCAAACCGCCGAGCGAACGATTCGCATGAACATCATCGCTGCCAGCCACTTCAACATGGGACTTAGAGCGATCTTCTATTCGATTGGTTATCTCGGCTGGTTCGTCAGCCCCTGGGTCTTCATGATCGCTACGGTACTCGTCTTCATCGTGCTGCTGCGCCGCCAGTTTTTCTCCGAGGCGCGCCTTGCCCTCCTCAACACGAGCGATAGGTGA
- the mgtE gene encoding magnesium transporter, whose product MTENEDEIVNRPAAEESHDDIYDDEGSVRQDFLTLVGAAITDRDVLFLRQNVARLHESELGDLIEAIQPDQRLAMIRLLGDDFDMTALTEVDETIRMQIVDQMPNDQIAAAIGDLDSDDAVYILEDLDDEDREEILAQLPFTERVRLRRALDYPESSAGRRMQTEFVAVPPFWTVGQTIDYMRDEEDLPESFTQIFVIDPTFKLLGAVNLDAILRTKRGVKIETIMHATNHPIPAEMDQEEAAQLFEQYDLLSAAVVDENERLVGVLTIDDVVDVIQEEAEEDLLRLGGVGDEELSDSIAETSRSRVPWLAVNLVTAFMAASVISLFEATIQEIVALAVLMPIVAGMGGNAGSQTMTVTVRALATRNLDIHNAFRVVRREAGVGLLNGLIFGVSIGAVAGFWFQDPNIGGIIATAMLINMMAAAIAGILIPLSLDRFGADPAVSSAVFVTTVTDITGFFAFLGLATWWFM is encoded by the coding sequence ATGACAGAGAACGAAGACGAAATTGTCAACCGTCCCGCGGCCGAAGAGAGCCACGACGACATCTATGACGACGAGGGATCTGTCCGTCAGGATTTCCTGACGTTGGTCGGGGCGGCGATCACTGATCGTGACGTGCTGTTTCTAAGGCAGAACGTCGCGCGATTGCACGAATCGGAACTCGGCGACCTGATCGAGGCGATCCAGCCCGACCAGCGTCTGGCGATGATCCGCCTGCTCGGCGACGACTTCGACATGACGGCGCTGACCGAGGTCGATGAAACGATCCGTATGCAGATCGTCGACCAGATGCCGAACGACCAGATTGCTGCTGCCATCGGCGATCTCGATTCGGACGATGCCGTCTATATTCTCGAAGATCTCGACGACGAGGACCGCGAGGAGATCCTTGCCCAGCTGCCGTTCACCGAACGGGTGCGACTGCGTCGTGCGCTGGACTATCCCGAAAGCTCGGCCGGCCGACGCATGCAGACCGAATTCGTCGCCGTGCCGCCCTTCTGGACGGTTGGGCAGACGATCGACTACATGCGCGACGAAGAAGACCTGCCGGAGAGCTTTACCCAGATCTTCGTTATCGATCCTACCTTCAAGCTGCTCGGCGCGGTCAATCTCGATGCGATCCTGCGCACCAAGCGCGGTGTGAAGATCGAGACCATCATGCATGCGACCAACCACCCGATCCCGGCCGAGATGGACCAGGAAGAGGCGGCCCAACTCTTCGAACAATACGACCTCCTGTCGGCCGCCGTCGTCGACGAGAACGAACGGCTGGTCGGCGTTCTCACGATCGACGACGTGGTCGACGTCATCCAGGAAGAGGCGGAAGAAGACCTGTTGCGCCTCGGCGGCGTCGGCGACGAAGAGCTCTCCGACAGCATTGCCGAAACGTCTCGTTCGCGCGTGCCGTGGCTTGCGGTCAATCTGGTGACCGCCTTCATGGCGGCCTCGGTGATCTCGCTGTTCGAGGCGACCATCCAGGAGATCGTCGCACTCGCCGTCCTGATGCCGATCGTCGCCGGCATGGGCGGCAATGCCGGTTCGCAGACGATGACGGTGACGGTGCGGGCGCTTGCGACCCGCAATCTCGACATCCACAACGCCTTCCGCGTCGTGCGCCGCGAGGCGGGCGTCGGGCTTTTGAACGGTCTGATCTTCGGCGTTTCGATCGGCGCCGTGGCGGGTTTCTGGTTCCAGGATCCCAATATCGGCGGCATCATTGCCACGGCGATGCTGATCAACATGATGGCGGCCGCCATCGCCGGGATCCTCATTCCCCTGTCGCTGGACCGCTTCGGCGCCGATCCTGCCGTCTCCTCGGCCGTCTTTGTCACAACCGTGACCGACATCACCGGCTTCTTCGCCTTTCTGGGGCTCGCGACCTGGTGGTTCATGTGA
- a CDS encoding methyltransferase family protein: MNAYRAKPLRYPWPPLLYLAGIIGAIMAGRFTALAPVPSPLPYVLPSIGFSIGLFAVTLDIWAVRTLMERQTPVFDTGCARHLVTCGPFRFSRNPIYLAYTLFTVALGFITGNAWFFIAAFLALLATRILAIPREERHLEARFGYDYESYRKRTRRWI, translated from the coding sequence ATGAATGCCTACCGCGCGAAGCCTCTGCGATATCCCTGGCCGCCACTGCTTTATCTGGCGGGCATCATCGGTGCGATAATGGCCGGCAGGTTCACTGCCCTGGCGCCGGTCCCCTCGCCGCTTCCCTACGTTCTGCCGTCGATCGGATTCAGTATCGGCCTCTTTGCCGTTACCCTCGACATCTGGGCGGTGCGCACCCTGATGGAGCGACAGACCCCGGTTTTCGATACCGGCTGTGCGCGCCATCTCGTGACCTGCGGTCCGTTTCGGTTCAGCCGCAATCCGATCTATCTCGCCTATACGCTGTTCACGGTGGCGCTCGGCTTCATCACCGGCAATGCCTGGTTCTTCATCGCGGCATTCCTGGCGCTTTTGGCGACACGGATCCTGGCGATCCCCAGGGAGGAACGCCATCTCGAAGCCCGCTTCGGCTACGATTACGAAAGCTACCGCAAGCGCACGCGGCGCTGGATCTGA
- a CDS encoding HdeD family acid-resistance protein has protein sequence MTISLDAAAQVYREAVRQSVRKHATFHLVEAALLVVTGIFAALFPLVSSAAAVVTFGWLMVLTGLIQCLGLISARHAPNFWLQFTSAVLAVLLGILLLRNLGEGLLLLSLLMVIFLMIEGISKVVFAMTIRPLPTWAWTLVSGLLSIALSLVLLAAMPLAALWLIGLILGINLIAIGMALGALAWAVRQSAA, from the coding sequence ATGACGATCTCACTGGATGCTGCAGCCCAAGTTTATCGTGAAGCGGTGCGCCAGTCCGTGCGCAAGCATGCGACGTTCCATCTCGTCGAGGCGGCACTGCTGGTGGTGACGGGCATCTTCGCGGCTTTGTTTCCGTTGGTCTCGTCCGCCGCGGCAGTTGTCACCTTCGGCTGGCTGATGGTGCTGACAGGCCTGATCCAGTGCCTTGGACTGATCAGTGCTCGCCACGCGCCGAATTTCTGGCTGCAGTTCACTTCCGCCGTGCTTGCGGTGCTGCTGGGTATCCTGCTGCTGCGCAATCTCGGCGAAGGCCTTCTGCTTCTCTCGCTGCTGATGGTGATCTTCCTCATGATCGAAGGGATTTCGAAGGTCGTCTTTGCGATGACGATCCGTCCCCTGCCAACCTGGGCCTGGACGCTGGTGAGCGGACTTTTGTCGATTGCACTTTCGCTGGTTCTGCTTGCGGCCATGCCGCTCGCCGCGCTATGGCTGATCGGCTTGATCCTCGGAATCAATCTGATCGCCATTGGTATGGCCCTCGGCGCTCTGGCATGGGCTGTTCGCCAAAGCGCCGCCTGA
- a CDS encoding peptide deformylase: MTRLTIRRYPDPALKATAEPVSDFGADLATLADDLYETMKAAPGVGITAPHCGILLRLTVIDLPEIGGRRDYVNPEILWASDVMMTHTEGSVSMPGMTDEVTRPEAVRIRYQTLDGTVVEEEMQGFAAICMQHEIDQLDGIFWIMRLSRLKRERLLKKWDKAPR; this comes from the coding sequence GTGACCCGCCTGACCATCCGCCGCTATCCCGACCCCGCCCTGAAGGCGACCGCCGAGCCCGTCAGCGACTTCGGGGCTGACCTCGCCACCCTCGCCGACGATCTCTACGAAACGATGAAGGCTGCCCCCGGTGTCGGCATCACCGCACCCCATTGCGGCATTCTCCTTAGACTGACGGTGATCGACCTCCCCGAAATTGGCGGGCGGCGCGACTATGTGAACCCGGAAATCCTCTGGGCCTCCGATGTCATGATGACCCATACCGAAGGCAGTGTCTCCATGCCGGGAATGACCGACGAGGTCACGCGACCCGAGGCCGTCAGGATCCGCTATCAGACGCTGGACGGGACCGTGGTCGAGGAGGAGATGCAAGGTTTTGCCGCGATCTGCATGCAGCACGAGATAGACCAGCTCGACGGTATCTTCTGGATCATGAGGCTCTCGCGCCTGAAGCGCGAGCGGCTGTTGAAGAAATGGGACAAGGCGCCGCGCTGA
- a CDS encoding SDR family NAD(P)-dependent oxidoreductase yields MDRRDLLKGVSLAAGAVAASAVIDGVAGNEATAQMGGGRADGNAVVGITPTPEDFFISNRFAGRTFIVTGSARGMGQAAAIRLAREGANVVGVDWIKDLGEATHNSILAGGGKSVFVFGDVGDPAVSEQAVAQAVSQFGKLDGALNNAGVMDGVYSGDPINYEKQRDLIFAPIHEAGDLYWDNVFKTNVTGVFYSMRAQLKQLVKQSAGGAIVNVGSIAGMTGLSGNPAYVASKHAVTGLTRNAAIDYAPYGIRVNSVNMAATDTPMVARAGELVALASQAATGPTMGRIKIDSILAYTDKKHRPATVAEQVSMMLFLLSDEASNFTGGIYATDGGWTAY; encoded by the coding sequence ATGGACAGACGTGATTTGTTGAAGGGCGTGTCGCTTGCTGCCGGTGCGGTCGCAGCGAGCGCGGTCATTGATGGGGTCGCCGGTAACGAGGCCACTGCGCAGATGGGTGGCGGCCGAGCCGATGGCAACGCCGTTGTCGGCATTACGCCCACGCCTGAAGATTTCTTCATATCCAACCGCTTCGCGGGTCGAACCTTCATCGTGACCGGCTCGGCGCGCGGCATGGGCCAGGCAGCGGCGATCCGGCTTGCGCGCGAAGGCGCCAATGTCGTCGGCGTTGACTGGATCAAGGATCTCGGAGAGGCGACGCACAATTCAATTCTTGCCGGCGGCGGCAAGAGCGTTTTCGTGTTCGGTGACGTCGGCGATCCCGCCGTCTCGGAGCAGGCCGTTGCCCAGGCCGTATCGCAGTTTGGCAAGCTCGACGGGGCACTCAACAATGCGGGGGTGATGGACGGCGTCTACTCGGGTGATCCGATCAATTACGAGAAGCAGCGCGACCTGATCTTCGCGCCGATTCACGAGGCCGGCGACCTCTATTGGGACAATGTCTTCAAGACGAACGTGACCGGCGTGTTCTACAGCATGCGGGCGCAGTTGAAGCAGCTGGTCAAGCAGAGCGCCGGCGGAGCGATTGTCAATGTGGGCTCCATCGCCGGCATGACGGGGCTTTCCGGCAATCCGGCCTATGTGGCGAGTAAACATGCCGTCACCGGATTGACCCGGAATGCGGCGATCGACTACGCGCCCTACGGCATTCGTGTGAATTCGGTCAACATGGCGGCGACCGATACGCCGATGGTGGCGCGCGCCGGCGAACTGGTGGCGCTCGCGTCGCAGGCCGCGACCGGACCGACCATGGGGCGAATCAAGATCGACAGCATCCTCGCCTATACCGACAAGAAGCATCGTCCGGCGACTGTGGCCGAGCAGGTGAGCATGATGTTGTTCCTGCTGTCCGACGAGGCGTCCAATTTTACCGGCGGCATCTACGCGACCGACGGAGGCTGGACGGCCTATTGA